The genomic region CCCACTGAGTTATATACATTGACAGCCGCATACGTCGAAGTCGTCGGGCTTAAGGTTAACCCCGTAATACCCAGACCCAGGTTCTGTCCCGCTGTGGCGTTAAAAAACAATCGCGCTGTTCCACCAGTCTGATTTATGCTTCCAGCTACTGCAACCCCATCTGTCACCATAACCTTGTCATGCGACACTGCAACAGACAGCGTTACGGTAGATGTTCCTGGTTTGAAATAAACCGCATAGGTTCCTGTTCTAGGCAGCAGCGGCAGGTGAATCGAAGTGGCGGTGGCGGTGATGGTGCCAGATGCTAACAGGCTGTTATCGGGCTTATACACTTCATAGGCGACTGAACCGCCAGTTGGGCTCACCACAAAGTTGGATACATCTATGGTGAGGTAATCATTTTGAGTGCCGTCAAACAATGCCACACCGACCTTATTTGCTGTGGTGATTGCCAACGATTGTGCCGCGCCATCCACGGTAAGCTGGGCGTTGGCGATAACGTCTGTGCTCAATATGGTAGATGGCGGGATGATGATGCTGGCCGCACTCGTCGCACTACCGTAAGGTGTCGTTACCTTGATTTTGCCGGAACCGACACCCGTCGGTATCACTGTATTCAGCGTGGTGGCGGTAGCTGCTGTGATTTTGACTGCCAAACCGTTAATGGAAACTTTGTCATTGACGAGATTAGTCTGGAAGCCAGCCCCTGTAATTGCTAGGGTCGCCCCAGCATTAGCTATGGTCGGGGTAAAGCTGCTGATAGTAGGGGCACTGGTAGAACTACCCGCTATACTCACAATGAAGTTGCTGCTACTGGTTGCTGACCCTGCAGAATTGCTGACACTGATAGTGCCACTGGTTGCCCCTGTCGGTACGGTAACAACCAGTGTGCTGGCTGTAGCGCTGGTGACTGTCGCCTGGGTGCCGTTGAATTTAACGGTGTTCTGACTGGCTGTGGTGCTAAAGCCTGTACCAGTAATAGTAACGGTGTCACCTACCAGGCCGCTGTCTGGAGTGAACTCCAGTATGGTGACCGCACCTGCGCTCTTGCGGCTGACGGCGAGGATGTTGCCCACTGCATCATAGGTGTAGCTGGCTGAGTTACCAATGGCGTCATACATACCTGTCAGCTTACCCACTTCATCATAAACGTAGTTAATAGGCGCAACCATGCTGGTGGAGGCATTGACGGTGACACTGACAGTTGCTGAGGTGGTCACTGCGCCTTTGTTGTCGGTGGCTTTGGCGGTGAAGTTATAGCTACCTGCAGGCAGGCTGCTAAGACTATAGGTGTATGGGGATACACCTATCGATCCCAACAAGGTGCCGTTCTGGTAGAAATCCACTTTCTGTATCGTGCCGTCGCTGTCCGTCGCAGTAGCACTCAAGGTGAAATTGGCAGGTGCGGTGTAGATTGCACCGTTGCTTGGCGCCGTGAGGCTGACTGCGGGTGGGTTGTTGACAGTGATACTGATGGCAGCAGAGGTGGTGACAGCGCCGAGGTTGTCGGTGGCTTTGGCGGTCAGGGTATAAGTACCTGAGGCGACATTGTTCCAGGTTGCTGTATAAGGCGATGTGGTAGCGGTGCCGATTAATGTTGCGCCGTTATAGTAGTCAACCTTGACGACTGAGCCATCGCTGTCAGCGGCATTGGCGGTGAGGCTGATGCTGGCTGGCGGGGTGTAGGTGCTGTTATTGGCCGGGGTGACGATAGCCACAGTAGGCGCCTGATTGGCTTTAACGGTAATCAGTATCGCCGCGCTGGTAGTGACGCCGCCGCGGTTGTCGGTGGCTTTGGCGGTAAGGCTGTAACTACCTACTGCAACGTTACTCCAAGTGGCAGAGTAAGGTGCTGTGGTGGCGGTGCCAATCAATGTAGCGCCGTTGTAGTAATCGACTTTGGCTATGCTGCCGTCGCTGTCAGTAGCAGTAGCCGTGAGATTGACGCTAGCGGGGGCAATATAGCTGGCATTGTTGGCTGGTGAAGTCAGGGTAACGGTAGGTAAGGCGTTGACGATCAGGGTAACAGGGGCTGAGGTGGTAACAGCACCGAGGTTGTCGGTGGCTTTGGCAGTCAGGGTGTATGTGCCCGCTGGCGCATTACTCCAGACAGCGGCATAAGGGGTCGCGGTGGCAGTCCCTATCAATGTGGTGCCATTATAATATTCAACCTTGGCGACGGTGCCGTCGCTATCTGCCGCACTGGCAGTGAGGTTGACTGTCGCAGGGGCGTTCACCACGCTGTTGGTGACGGGGGCAGTGATAGAGACTGTGGGCGCCTGATTGGCGTTGACGGTGATGTTGGTGATTGTTGAGGTTGTTGTGGCACCAAGGTTGTCGGTGGCTTTAGCGGTAATGCTATAAGTGCCGACTGCAACGTTATTCCAGGTGGCTGCGTAAGGTGCTGTGGTGGCGGTGCCTATCAGTGTTGTTCCATTGTAATATTCGACCTTGGCAATAGTAGTACCATCACTGTCGGCCGCATTAGCCGTGAGGCTAACACTGGCGGGCGCAATATAAGTAGCGTTATTGGTCGGGCTGGTAATAGATACGGTTGGAGGGGTATTGGCCACTACAGTGACAGTAATGGCGGTTGAAGTAGTGGTAGCACCTGCGTTATCGGTGGCTTTGGCGGTGATACTGTAAGTACCCACTGCGACATTGCTCCAAGTCGCTGCATAAGGCGCGGTGGTCGCACCTGTTGCGATCAGGGTTCTGCCATTGTAGTAGGCAACACTGGCAATGGTGCCGTCGCTATCTGCGGCGTTGGCAGTGAGGTTAATTGTGGCGGGTGCGGCATAACTGCTGTTATTAAGCGGGCTTGCTATGGATACGGTAGGCGGCTGATTAGTGCCTCCCCCACTTCCTCTTGCACAGGCATTGTCCATACCCTGCGTAAACATGACACCAATGATCAATACCAGCGGCACAAGTGCAACGAGACCGCGCATGATGCGGCTAGCAATATTTATCACAACCCTCTCCCTGTTCAGCGCTTTATGTCGTGTGAGTGTCGACGCTTTTATTTCGTGTGATGACCCGCTTCTTGAGCAGAGCCAATTTTTTGCCATTTTGCAGGACAAAAGACTACACGTCAAACAGAATATGTCGTGTAAATATTAAGAATTTATTACCGCACAGGGGATGCCTGAATTATCTGACACGCGTATCAGGGCGCTTGTTTTTTAAGCACATACGGGCTGGTGAGTGCTTGCAAGAACGTTACCAGGTCGGTGCGTTCCTGGGGGGTGAGAATGAGGGGGCGATTAAGTTCTATACCTCGATAATAGACTTCGATGTCAACAGCTTCTTCCAGCGTGGCAATACTGCCGTCGTGCATGTACGGTGCAGTGAGCGCTACGTTGCGCAGGCTGGGGGTACGGAATTTGGCGATGTCTCGTGGGTTGAGGGTAACAGCAAAGCGTCCTAGCTCGGAGATTTCTGCGTCGGAGATGATTTGATGATCCAGTGGCTGGCTGCGATTATTGGCCAGGTGGGTGGTGATCTCGGCCAGCCGGGGTTCGATCTTGCGGTAGCCTATGCCCAGGCTGTGAAATTGGTTGTCGGTAAAGGTGGCAACGGGCGCTTCCATCAAGTGGCAACTGACACAACGCGCCCTGCCCTGAAAGAGTTCCATTCCACGGCGCGCGGATTCAGAGATCACATGCGTATCATGAGTGCGTACGTAGTCATCATAGGGGGCATCGACGGCTATCAGACTGCGCTCAAACGCGGCTAGGGCCTGGGTGATGTGTGCCAAAGTGATAACGGAAGAAGATGCACCAAATACTTGCTTGAATGCGCTTTGGTAGCCAGTATCTGCCTGCACTGCTTTGACTATCGCTTCATGATCTTTAAGCCCCTGCTCACGCGGGTTGATAAATGGGTCCTGAGCCTGCTCTTCGAGGGTAGCGCGGCGTCCGTCCCAGAACAGGCTGGTGGC from Sulfuriferula thiophila harbors:
- a CDS encoding beta strand repeat-containing protein, with the protein product MINIASRIMRGLVALVPLVLIIGVMFTQGMDNACARGSGGGTNQPPTVSIASPLNNSSYAAPATINLTANAADSDGTIASVAYYNGRTLIATGATTAPYAATWSNVAVGTYSITAKATDNAGATTTSTAITVTVVANTPPTVSITSPTNNATYIAPASVSLTANAADSDGTTIAKVEYYNGTTLIGTATTAPYAATWNNVAVGTYSITAKATDNLGATTTSTITNITVNANQAPTVSITAPVTNSVVNAPATVNLTASAADSDGTVAKVEYYNGTTLIGTATATPYAAVWSNAPAGTYTLTAKATDNLGAVTTSAPVTLIVNALPTVTLTSPANNASYIAPASVNLTATATDSDGSIAKVDYYNGATLIGTATTAPYSATWSNVAVGSYSLTAKATDNRGGVTTSAAILITVKANQAPTVAIVTPANNSTYTPPASISLTANAADSDGSVVKVDYYNGATLIGTATTSPYTATWNNVASGTYTLTAKATDNLGAVTTSAAISITVNNPPAVSLTAPSNGAIYTAPANFTLSATATDSDGTIQKVDFYQNGTLLGSIGVSPYTYSLSSLPAGSYNFTAKATDNKGAVTTSATVSVTVNASTSMVAPINYVYDEVGKLTGMYDAIGNSASYTYDAVGNILAVSRKSAGAVTILEFTPDSGLVGDTVTITGTGFSTTASQNTVKFNGTQATVTSATASTLVVTVPTGATSGTISVSNSAGSATSSSNFIVSIAGSSTSAPTISSFTPTIANAGATLAITGAGFQTNLVNDKVSINGLAVKITAATATTLNTVIPTGVGSGKIKVTTPYGSATSAASIIIPPSTILSTDVIANAQLTVDGAAQSLAITTANKVGVALFDGTQNDYLTIDVSNFVVSPTGGSVAYEVYKPDNSLLASGTITATATSIHLPLLPRTGTYAVYFKPGTSTVTLSVAVSHDKVMVTDGVAVAGSINQTGGTARLFFNATAGQNLGLGITGLTLSPTTSTYAAVNVYNSVG
- a CDS encoding cytochrome-c peroxidase; translated protein: MNKQQIYTLVSAVILACSVISSGYSADMVTSISKIKLGERLFNDKHLSADGATSCATCHIPEKAFADGLRVAKGISGQLGTRNTPTLLNVNHATSLFWDGRRATLEEQAQDPFINPREQGLKDHEAIVKAVQADTGYQSAFKQVFGASSSVITLAHITQALAAFERSLIAVDAPYDDYVRTHDTHVISESARRGMELFQGRARCVSCHLMEAPVATFTDNQFHSLGIGYRKIEPRLAEITTHLANNRSQPLDHQIISDAEISELGRFAVTLNPRDIAKFRTPSLRNVALTAPYMHDGSIATLEEAVDIEVYYRGIELNRPLILTPQERTDLVTFLQALTSPYVLKKQAP